The DNA region CACTGCTGTCAGCCTTTAGTAATATTCGAGCGTGGGCTATTTTTCGAGCTGCCCCCTTTCCTGAAGAAATTAGTTTCTGCAACATTTGTCGTTCTTCGTCCGTTAATTCAACTATATACTTTTTTTTTCATTTTGGTTCCTCCTTGCCTCAAGAGTTTATATTATTATTATCGGCAAGAATGACCAAAATCTTAATCAAATCATTGGCGACAGAGCACTAGCTAAATTAGGCGATAAAAGAGCAGTTAGACCATTAGAAGAAGCATTATCTGACCCCAAAAATGAAGATATTAAAAAGGATATTGCACTACATTTAAAAGCACTACAGTATAAAATACTTACTGGAAAAGATTACCAGTATTAAATTTTATAAGAAGGGATGTATTATGTTTAAAAGAATGTTTTTAATTGGAGTAATGGGGATATTGATTTCAACAAGTAGTTTGGTTTTTAGTGAAGAAGAAAAGAGAATCTTGCCTGGATGTGAGGTAGGAGACGCTGTGTTTGCCAGGATGCAGTTCTGGGGAATTCAGTTCCCTGATTGGATTGCAAGATTTGGACATGCAGGTGTGTATTACTGTAGTAGTACTCGGAAAGGAGAGGAGGCATGGAATCCTGATAAAGGAGACCTTGTTAATTCTAATATGGAATTTGCTACTATTGAGGCTGTATTCACAATAACAGAGGGAGCAAGAGTACAGATTTGCAAATTCAGTGATTCCTTCGGTGGCAGGAATTATGAAGGAGCATATAATAATGGTGGTTTGAAGGCCGGTGACCGGATAGATATTATCACCCGTGCCTTTAATCAGCTTAAAGCTATCGGCATACCGCCATTTCCAGAGACAAGGAGATGGCCAGCAATTAAAGACCCAAACCACAAGGAGGTTAAAGAGAGAGCTTTCAGTTGTGATGGGATTGTTGAGTATTGTTATGAGGTACTGTAAAATAAGGGAAAATGGGAAAAAGAGGGAAAAATGGGTAATCCCTCACTTATCGGTGGTAAAAACTAAATAGAAATTTTCTCTCGCAAAGACGCAAAGTTCGCAAAGATTATAATTTATTCCTTTGCGTCCTTTGCGACTTGGATAGAAATTTAATCTTTGTGCCTTTCGCCTACCAATAACTGACCGATTACAAAAATGGGAATTTTTTTTGTTGACTTGTCTAAAATGAAGGAGTATAATAGTAATATCATGGAATTAGTAATCAGTAAGCGGTTGTATTTAGTCTTTAGTGGATTATTGGTATTGTTGGTCTGTATGCTTTTTAGCTGTGGACAGCAAAGCAAAGAGCAAGAGGCTGCTAAGAACAAAGAAGAAAAAACTACGGGCTTAGAGCTAATAGATAAAAGTAAAGAACAAAAAGTAGAGGCTAAAGAGCAACCTAAAATACAATCTAAAAAGGAAATTAATGAGACTGAATCTACACTTTCTCAAAAAGAAAAAAAGAAAATAGAAAAGAGAGCATTAGAGATTATTAATAGGATAGAGAAGTTATATGTGAATTTTTTAGAGATGATACTTAAAGAAGAGAAAGTGAAGGAAAAAGTGAAATTAGTAAAAGAATTAAAAGAAATAGATAAGGAGATATGTAGACCAATATTATTAAATGCTATTAAGGATAAGAAAAAAAACTGGATAGTTAGAAGTGTCTTTATATCCGTGTTAATAGAGGATCTAAATATAAAAGATGATGAAATAACTAACCTCTTAATAGAGATAGCAAATGACCCAAAAGAGGATATACTATTGCAAAAAGGTGTAACCGATACACTTCAGGAAGATTTTGGGATAAAACTTCCTAAAGCTAAACTTTCTGATAAGGAGATTGAGAAGAAAGTAAAAAGACTTATTAAAGAGATAAATTTGGTATGTATGTTTATGCCTAATATATATTTAGCCGTAGGGATAGCAGGGTTTTACGGGCAAGATATAGAAGAGATTGGGGGTCCTGCTATTCCTATCGTAGTAAGAGAATTTGCTAAGAGGAGAAATTGGAAGACAAGATTCTATTTAGGGAGCTTACTTGAAAGGTTGGTAGAAATCAGGGATAAAGAAGGATATTTTCTTAGACACAATACTCATACTGAATACAGCAACAATGTAGCTCAAGTTTTAGGGAAGATATTAGAGAATAAGAGGGAAAATATGTGGATAAGATTGGGAGCAGCAAAGGGGTTAATTGCAGGAGGAGATAAGGCTATTGAACCTCTGGTAAGGGTATTGAGAACTATCGAATGTGAGCCTTCTATCCCTTTAGATGATGAAAAGTCTAATCAAAAAGAGCAGATGAGGGAGAATTTCTGTGATAGTGTATTGTATTCATTAGGAAATTTATTAGAAAACTCAGAGGATAAAAGATTAATAGAAGAGGCAATAGATGCAATAAAGGATAAATTATATGATAAGAACAATTCGATTCAAAGAAGTGCTGTGAGTGCGTTGGGAGGGGGGGGTGTATTTAGTAAAAGAGCAAGAGATATATTAATAGATACTTTAAAGAATCATGAATCTGGAGATGTCAAAGCAAGAGTTCCAGGAGCTTTGGCAAATGTATATGATCATATTACAGACGAGAATGAAAAAGAGAGAATAGTGGATGCATTAATAGAGGCAGCCACTGGAGGTTCATTAGAGGTTGAAGGATTTAAGGGTATAATACCAGGTCATAGGAATATATTTGCTATTGAGATGTTAGGAGAGATAAAGGCGAAAAAAGCGGTCGAACCACTGATAGAGACGTTGAAGGATGAAAATGGATTAATCGTAGATGACGCAGCAAGAGCATTAGCAAAAATAGGTGATAAAAGGGCTGTGGAACCATTGATAGAGGCTTTTAAGAAAGAAGATGATTGGGGAACAAGACAATGCATAGCTATTTTTTCCTTAAGTAAGTTTAAAGATGAAAGAGTAATTAGATTTTTAGAAAAGGCATTATTTGAGCCAAGAAATAAGATGATTAAAGGAGAATTAGCACTTGCATTAGGTGACATTGGAGATAAAAAGACGGTTGATTTGTTAATAGAAGTATTGGATGATGCAATAAAGGATAAGGATGAAATGGTAACATATGGTTGTTCTTTTGCCCTATGTAAAATAGGGGATAAAAAGGCAATCCCATATGTAGAAAAGGCATTAAAGGAAGGAACATGGGATTATCACAAGGATTGGGTAGTAAAGGAATTAAAAAAATTAAAAGGTAACTAAAATATTAGTCTTTACCTAAAAGGAGGAGGTTATCAACATGTTTAAAAGATTATTTTTAATGGTGGTAATGGAATTATTGGTTACAGGTGTGAGTTTAAGTACTGTGTATGGTGCGGGAAGGATGTTACCTGGATGTGAGATAGGAGATGCTTTGTTTGGTCAGATAAACTTCTGGGGGATTCCGTTACCTCCTGGAATAGCAAGGTTAGGACATGCGGGGCTCTATTACTGCAGTAGCACGAGGGATGGAAGTGAGGCATGGGATCCTGAGAAGGCTGACCTTGTTAATTCTAACATGGAATTTGCTACCATTGAGGCAATATACACACTAAAGGGAGTAAAGGTACAAATTAGCAAACTTACTGATTCCTTTAGTAATCAGTTTTATTCGGGGGCATATAATAAGAG from bacterium includes:
- a CDS encoding HEAT repeat domain-containing protein, translated to MELVISKRLYLVFSGLLVLLVCMLFSCGQQSKEQEAAKNKEEKTTGLELIDKSKEQKVEAKEQPKIQSKKEINETESTLSQKEKKKIEKRALEIINRIEKLYVNFLEMILKEEKVKEKVKLVKELKEIDKEICRPILLNAIKDKKKNWIVRSVFISVLIEDLNIKDDEITNLLIEIANDPKEDILLQKGVTDTLQEDFGIKLPKAKLSDKEIEKKVKRLIKEINLVCMFMPNIYLAVGIAGFYGQDIEEIGGPAIPIVVREFAKRRNWKTRFYLGSLLERLVEIRDKEGYFLRHNTHTEYSNNVAQVLGKILENKRENMWIRLGAAKGLIAGGDKAIEPLVRVLRTIECEPSIPLDDEKSNQKEQMRENFCDSVLYSLGNLLENSEDKRLIEEAIDAIKDKLYDKNNSIQRSAVSALGGGGVFSKRARDILIDTLKNHESGDVKARVPGALANVYDHITDENEKERIVDALIEAATGGSLEVEGFKGIIPGHRNIFAIEMLGEIKAKKAVEPLIETLKDENGLIVDDAARALAKIGDKRAVEPLIEAFKKEDDWGTRQCIAIFSLSKFKDERVIRFLEKALFEPRNKMIKGELALALGDIGDKKTVDLLIEVLDDAIKDKDEMVTYGCSFALCKIGDKKAIPYVEKALKEGTWDYHKDWVVKELKKLKGN
- a CDS encoding IS630 family transposase, whose protein sequence is MVELTDEERQMLQKLISSGKGAARKIAHARILLKADSS